TAAGCAATACGTGTTCTCAAAGTTTGATAAGAGAATATGGAGATTGTATTAGttaattgatatattattttattatgatGATTGGTTGAAATAGGAAAAAAATGGTTTGGAAAACACGTTATTATTAGTATCCATTAAATAGCTTTAGATTTAGATCTTTTGTGTTTGCTTgatattgttatatttatgaCGATTGCGTGGAAGTAGGAATGGTTTTGGAATCATATTGATTATTGAGTTCAGAAAAGTAATCAACtattagttttgattttgttcACCGAGAAAATTTAATGATActaactataaaaatatttttgatgctAACTAATAAAACTAagaatttcaaatataataacattttatacaTGTGTAATCAATCATAATATATACGATGTTACAAACCATACAACTGCTCAAACCACAAAATcgaataaacaaaataaaagatgcAATTTAAAAGTTAGATGACAAAAAAGTTACTTGATAACAAAACAATGTTTATTACAGGATTTATAAACATGATATAGATTCGATCAAATTATGAGGTTAAGTATTTAAACAATAGGTTTTTTAGTGTAATCAAATAAACACTgcatttatttggttttgttcaTGCAGAACAAATTAAACCGAGGGATGCTGCGGAGAATGACATATTTTTGGTTCATTcgatttagttttaaattaaatcagAGAAGGGGATTTCAGTTTCCAATTAAATCAGTAAATGAGACATCAATTTAGGTATGGTTGTTAAGGGAATATTCACATCGTTTATTTTTAAGGTAGTGGCACAAAGTAGTAATTTGTGTGTAAAACTAAGGACtaagtactatttgtacttcagttttagtAGATTAGATTTGACAGAGATTTGTCTTGGATCCATGAAATTATTGGACCTAAATAAACAGTAAGATGACGAGAAGAGAGCAAAAGACTTGGTTgtagaaattatcaaatattttggaaTGTGATCTTCAATCCTTCACTGACAAGAAAACTCAAGTCTTCATACAAACCATCATGAGATGTCTCTCAAAATACTGTCCATTTCAAGAAGTGCAAACACAAGTATCTGCTACAATTTTTATAACATTATTTGAGAagttagtttttatatattaaggtCACATTGATTTTTATAATGGTTAATTACAGAGgtatatttaatgaattaaaaaaacacacatTTAGTTACCATTACCTAAACtactttcctttttatttaatattttttttgtaaattagaattttccttttttcaaataatatatttaattaaaaacattataaattttaaaaacgaatttataataatatatatttatatacaatgtgatttcattaaaaagttaacaaaaataatcttgatattaaagaaataaaatttattttaaaatataatcttaagcaacataaaatatattcttaaagtAAAACTtggtatttatttttagaaccttaaataatattcttattaaaaataattttaccaCAAGAAAAttttgatcaaatattacaaagatatttttataacataatataagtataatattttgtcacaataatttgttttcctttttacttaAGATctagtttgtattttttttctttctgtaatATACCTATAATAAAAGTACATaagcatatataaattattatgtttaagTTACAATAATTTTCAGTTTACCTTTTATAAATCTAAGGTATAACATACTTATagattacaaaatattttaattagattataaatattgatattcATTCTTTAGCTTTCtaaattttaagttatttttatgcAACTTTATACTGATTATCACTTTCTAGTTTTAATATTTCTTATCAAattaatatacaatattttataactattatgaaaatatacttACACATCTAAGATAAAAACTGAACTAATGTGATCAATTAAACCAATCATATTTGGTTTTATGTCATTCAATATACccaaaattaaaagtaaaataaaaatatattattttcaaagaaaTATATGTCATTCGATATACCCACAAAATGACTAAATATACTAATCAAATTTCttatatccaaaattaaaagtaaaataaaaacatattatttttatagtaatgttgtatttgtttttatacatataaactaTGGAATGCTTCAACCCAtactaataaattaaaaaaacattaattaattgTTACAATTTATTATTCTTGTaacatatatatgcatgagatatcaaaatattatcctatatttatttatatacttttgaaTTCattaacatttaaattaattttccctttgattttcaaaacaatatataatgttATACATAATcctactaaaatatatatacctatCTAATGACAATCAAtctatattcaaataaataagtGATCAAAACTAATATTTACATATGTTAGCTTCTGACAGTGACACATTGTATGAACTTATACGCGTCTTAAAACTGCTTTCAGTATAAATACATCAACCACTCGGTGTCGACAACTTCAAGAAAAAGTGATAATGGAGAAAGatcagaagaaagagagagatatgtACGAGAAACGTCAGCACCAGCCACCATATGTGTCACAGATGCAACCGGTGACACACGAAGCTTACGGAGGCGGACTTTATGGAATGGACGACGAGAACGAGAAAGATGGCAAGACTATAGAGAGAGATGCAAAAAACATAGAGAACGATCCTCAACAGCATCACCGACCCGCGAGTGAGACACAGAGCGCAGAAGGGCCTGACGAGGCAAACAAGACGAAGCCAAAACACAAGCCACCACCTTCTTCAGGTGATCGAGACGTTGACATTACTGGCCAGTCATACATTCAATGATGACTACTAATGAATCATGAAAAAAGTTTAGttatatttgtgtgtgtttgtaatGGCTTTTGTAGTTACTTTGTTTCATGGTCTTTTCTTAGAGCGAGCAAGTTGTAAAAGACATCTATGTATCATATGATAAACGAAATAAACATAGAAACACTCAGAAGTCAGAACATATATTTGGACCTGAGCATTAAAGTGGCATCCAGGTCTTCATGATCACTCTACCAAAACAACGATCTTCTTCTCGTCTCTTTTTCAGTCATCATAGCTTTCTCTCTTGTATCAGTTTCTCCAATATATTAACATGCTAATTAAGACTGAAGCAAAGTTCAAGCTCTCCACTGTGGCTTATCAATATTTAATCCTAAAGCTTGCTGCTTTGTTATAAAGATCTAGAGCATTTGCTACAGCTGCTTAATGTGTTTCTTCTGATTGTAAAGCTCCCCTTCTGTTGTCTTTGTTAATTATACGATTCCCGTTTTTATCAACACTTTTATAAACTAAGATCCAATTCTCAAGTGTCAACTGTGCTCGAGGCTAAGAAGTAGAGGATTTTGTCTGTTGTTCATGACTCTACCAAGGTACACAAACCAAACAACAATCTTCTTCTCGTCTTTTTTTCAATCATCATAGCTTTTTCTCTTGTATCAGTTCTTATATTAACATGCTAATAGGCTGAAGCAAAGTTCAAGCTCTCCACTGTGGCTTATCAATACTTAATCCAAAAGCTACACTCAAGTAAATTCTCTTAAACGTAGAGCAGAGGGAATTGATTATAAGATTTATACAAGGGcggatattttttgttgttcatTGAAAAGACTGATAAttcttcgttttaattatataaactatgacatgatcaagtttcaattatGTGAATTTGTTATAGTGTATATAGTACAactgttttatgtttgtaaataagttaaacaatgtTTGTATCCGAAATTCGTCATTGgactattatataattttaaagaattgtaaacaatataaaatattgctaaattTATAAAGTGTCaagtaatatttttgattaagtttTATCCTCTTGTAGTTACAAAATTTCaatctttaatatcaattttttaaaacttattgcagattttaatttatgttattgatattaaaaagtttatgaaatatgaaattgattatataaaaacataatacatTTAATTAGTTAAATGATTTGGACTATAATGTCATTAGTTATATGTGAAATAGACGCACAAAACCGAAAAACAATAATGtcattaatgaaattttttagTTAGTCATATTATTAAGGacatttttggaaatttttaacaTTTCATTAAGTGTATAATATAAGAATGATCCTATTTTAATagtaactagatcttgatccgtccaaccgggcgggtatttattttatgtttttagttttttatttattaataatatatttgtaatatttaaatataaatttagattgaaaattagcatttgtagttataataaaaattaaaagttaaaaaaaatattttgatataaattttaaattcctgattaaaataatatagaaatggGTCATAACTTttctaattccaaaatcttagcattatcaataaaaataaaataatttataaataaataaaatatataaacatatttgaaattaaaataaatttgctATAAAAAATCTTACgctattgttgtttatttctatagtttgatccgtggccgtataaatatttgttttcacttcaattttttctttgttctaatgataatatctatatatatatatatatatatgtgtgtgtgtgtgtaaattaatatgtattagataattgttagtataacatttaaaacaaaattttatttattactttaaataattatattatgtgattttaatcgtctattatatcacagtgtatcatataaaaatctaatatttataactaattggacttatattataaaaatgttatactaacaatttataaataaaatattttatattttatttatatgatatataaattgattttgatgtgtgatttttattttattatttttattaataaatattgaaaaatatttaatgttaacaaaaaatctataaagaaatttattttggttaaaatttattttattaaagaaatctattatttaaattaggaaaaaacattaaatactctactatctttgttaccaaacaaattttttttttttaaaaaacttctatctttattaccaaacaaaagcttaaagtacttctactttaataagatagatgatagttgacaaaaaaaaaaagattatgagttctataatatgttttcatatttataacaaaataaatgttttgattatGAGTTAATCACCCAtcttatatcaaaatattttgttttccctATAGTTAACATGTGATGTGTATAATCTATAATGGTACCTCCCGGTCTTATCCGGTTGATTTGGAATTGGGTCAAACTAAACCGGTCCTCTGCTCGTCGTAACCAATAATTAGGATAATAAAAACCGGATTCCCTGCTTCTCATCCgacaaatcatcatcatcatctctctccTCAAATGTCAAAACTTTCTGAGGAAATCGCTTTCCCAGCAACGGAGAAAGATCAGTCCTTGACGCCGTGCGTATAATGCTAAAGGCCGTCCAGATCCTGAGCTGTTCATCAGGGTTAACAATCATCTCACAAAGACTAACCAAGACCCATAACTCCTCCTCAAGCATCTCTCTCAAGCTCTCAACTTTCTCCACCTCACCTCGGAGAATCCTCTCCTTAAACCCGACCCGAATGTCCTCCTCGCTACCCGGGTCAGACCCACTTCCCAAGTCTCCGGCTTTCGTCTCTGTTCGGTCATCCGTGAGTCTCTTCttgaaaaaatatctttttatccTTTTTGTGTTCTATTCTTCaacattgttgttgttgttgttgttgtttcaggGAGATGTTCGTAAGATAAAGTTCTGTCAATGGTGTGGAGGTCACGAGATACCTGACGGAGAAGAGAAGCTTCGAGCTATCTGCACGCATTGCGGCAAAATCGCTTACCAGAATCCTAAGATGGTACTGTTTTGATTCTACGAATGTGTTTGATTAGGGAAGGTTCTGATCATCTGATGTGAAGATAGTGTAGGTTGTAGGTTGTCTTATTGAGCATGAAGGAAAGGTTTTGCTTTGCAAACGTAACATTCAACCTTCACACGGTCTATGGTAAGTCCATATACAAAGCTTTAGTGTTGTAGTGTCAAGTTACATGAGTTAAAAgattggatctttttttttttttgagtacaCAGGACTCTACCTGCTGGTTATCTAGAGGTTGGAGAGTCAGGTGCAGAGGGAGCAATGAGGGAGACTTGGGAAGAAGCTGGAGCTACTGTGGAAGTTATTTCACCTTTTGCTCAACTCGATATTCCTCTCATTGGCCAAGTAAACCATCCTACTTCTCTTTTCTTACTAATCCATATCATTGTACTACTTATAGGtcttgtttgcttgtggagcAGACGTATGTTATCTTCTTGGCAAGATGAAGAATCTTGATTTTGCACCTGGTCATGAGTCAATAGAGTGCCGTCTTTTCGGACTAGACGAGATACCATTTGATTTCTTTGGCCTTTTCATCTATATATGTTACCTTAAACTTAGTAAGTATATGGATACAAAACAGTCGCATACCCTACATTCACTAGATTTCTAAGCATcatgtttggttttgtttgttggCAGTACTTGGAAGATGTTAAAAAGGGGAAAGTAAAGTTTCACTATGGTACTATAAATAAAAGGTGCGTTCCATATGATATCCATTTCTGTGTGTGGTGGAGTGATTACTAGAGAGATGTTAGTTTATGTGCTTTGTTCATTCTCAGGCCTGGAAGTAGTCCTTCGGATATTCGCGCCTTTACTCTTGATTATCATTTGCAACCATGAGTCAAAGGTTTTACAGTCCTTcctctctaattttttttatatgtactCGGTCTAATAAACTCCTCAGATAGTCATCTTAATGACTTCTTTTCATGGAGACGTTGTCTTTATGCTCAAGCTAATGTAAAAGCAGCATTTCTCACAGGTTAAAGGAGCAGACTCCTTGTGAAGTTGACCGTGTGAGAGACTCCTTGGacagatgagaaaagaaaagactagAAGATAGTTGTTTCGTTTTTAGATGTCATGCTTGAACATATGGTTTCTGTTTATGGTGTCAGTTGCTTTAAAGATAAAAGGATAAACTTATATGTGAATACAAAACATTTGATCAATATTTGTGTTAATTAGCTACCAGTCACTGTTAGTTGTTACTTTAAGGTTTTCAAATATAGAACAAGAAACCAGACGATGAAACTTTTATTCAGAACAGAGAACATTCAGAACACAAGAACAACGACAATCCCATGTTTTGTGTGCAATTTGTAAATGCATCATATCAAACAAACTGAAAAGGACAACATAGCAGAGAACACAAAGATAATTCAAACAAAAGAACTGAGATTGAAGGAGCCCATCATGTTTGCCAGAGCATAACTCATATCTAGCTGAAGCTGAAGCTTCTGAAGTTCAAGCTGTTGCCTCAAAGCTGGATCTTCCACTTGCTCTGCTGTTGCAGCTGGCCGCTGCGTCTGCTCTGTCTCCAAACCCTGAGCAGGAACAGATTCACCGCTCGCTGCCCTTCTTTCATCACTTGTTGTCCCACACTTCTCAACAGCAGAAGAAGCAGCCACAGGTTTGGGCTTATTCACAGCACATGAAGCATGAACATGATAGTTACAAGCATAACAGTTATAAGACCAAAACCTACCATCCATACCCAGGTTATAGATATTGCAGACAAGCTGATTCATGTAACCAAACTGAGTAAAAGACATAGCAGGAGGAGGAGTACTGTTgtaaacaagaagaagactatggAGAGGATGAGAGTCATGAACCAAAACCTGAGGCAACTGAGCGCACTGAACATGGAGGTCAAAGTCACACAAAGGACAACAGTAAGAGAACCATTTACCTCCAGTGCAGCCACAGGCTCTGCAGAGGAAGGTACCAGCGCTGTATGTTGTGTAAGGGACTAGAGTCAAGTGGTGGAGACCCGCGTGGGAAGGGTGTTGAATCCCACGCACTGCGTTTCCACATTGCTCATGGAGATTGAAGTCACATGTTGAACAGATGTATGCGGTTGCTGATTCAGAGATGGCTGATTCACAGCCTGAGCAGATTGGTGGATAATCTGAGGGTTTAGTTGTCTGAAGCGGTTGGAGTTTTAGATTGTGTGGATGGCTGAAATGTTTGTACTCCATTGATCACACTACTTTTGCAAATCTTGTGTCTGTTGGATCATGGTGCTTTTATAaggtttctctgactttgagttGTTCCAAGTTTGAGTTGTTTTTGATTGGTTGATCAGTTTTTTTAATGTGCAATTTCGTGGGatatattactccctctgtttcataataagtgtcactttgagctcattttcttgttacacaaagagtgtcactttacaattccaatgtaaattatactaactttcaggtgaaaattaattgcaaactgcattgattttataaataattttatttatctaaaatactattggtcaaagagatataattaattacaacttacatatatttcaacaactttcttaatttgtgtgaaaaatgtcacaacgacactctttaagaaacggagggagtagtagtTTTTGGATAATGAAAATTACAGAAAGTTGGAGGAAGCAGCGTTGAATTTCAGAAAGTCAACTAACAAAGTCATCGTGTATCTCTGTTATGTTTATTACAAGTACAAACACCattctctttttaatttctGCATGTTTAGTTATTAGGTGCAATCATTAGATTCCTATCAACCGTTAATTACAACTAAATACTGAAATGAAACAACACgcatttttaaatttgatgggtcatgtttttctttgtaaagcCTTTTGGCATTCAACTTACAACACAATTTGTAACTTGTTTATCTAAAATGAACAAGAAAGATTAAATTTACCACCAAATAAGCTAATATCTGAGTTTTTTTGCCATAacaaagatttttatttttttccccTTCTAGtgatacaaaaacaaaacagtagCAATAGTCTTACACTCTTACGTGCTTTATccaacacatatatatatatatatatatatatatatatatatatatatatatatatattcgtttCTAGATTGAGTTGAATTTAGATATAatactcaaaacaaaatatttatctcTTCCTAATAGAAGATTATATTATAGAATGGAATTTCACTTTGATTAGGCAAAATGAGATATGGTTTGAACTAAAGTTACACatcttaacaaaaatattagtCTATTAGAAAATTTCAAAGAAAtgtaaatagataaaattatagTGAACATGATgtttagtattttctaaatttttacaGTTGAAATCTTGGCTGTTACTGAATAAATGTACAAGATAATTACAAACCAATCCAAACAGAATTGATATTCTTGCAACATACATATAAAAGTGAATTCATTACGTTAATAAATCTTATGGGGACATTTACTTAAGTAAAACCTCTCCAAATGCACCCTTCCCAATCATTGTCAAAGG
This genomic stretch from Raphanus sativus cultivar WK10039 chromosome 3, ASM80110v3, whole genome shotgun sequence harbors:
- the LOC108847011 gene encoding uncharacterized protein LOC108847011 — encoded protein: MEKDQKKERDMYEKRQHQPPYVSQMQPVTHEAYGGGLYGMDDENEKDGKTIERDAKNIENDPQQHHRPASETQSAEGPDEANKTKPKHKPPPSSGDRDVDITGQSYIQ
- the LOC108846115 gene encoding protein VACUOLELESS GAMETOPHYTES, which encodes MEYKHFSHPHNLKLQPLQTTKPSDYPPICSGCESAISESATAYICSTCDFNLHEQCGNAVRGIQHPSHAGLHHLTLVPYTTYSAGTFLCRACGCTGGKWFSYCCPLCDFDLHVQCAQLPQVLVHDSHPLHSLLLVYNSTPPPAMSFTQFGYMNQLVCNIYNLGMDGRFWSYNCYACNYHVHASCAVNKPKPVAASSAVEKCGTTSDERRAASGESVPAQGLETEQTQRPAATAEQVEDPALRQQLELQKLQLQLDMSYALANMMGSFNLSSFV